Proteins co-encoded in one Vibrio fortis genomic window:
- a CDS encoding AMP-dependent synthetase/ligase, which produces MANLDFHIVKRLREQIAQGGNRTALKHKVNDVWQGISWQQFGEQIDKLSLALLAQGLRIQDKIGIYSNNMPQWTVADFAALQARLVTVPIYPTNTAAQSSYIIQNADVKVLFVGEQPQFDAAISLFDECEQLEIIVAMSDDIDTQAYDFAISWQEFIERGQQAQQAELDARLADANMDDLLTLIYTSGTTGQPKGVMLDYANIGSQLEGHDERLSLSKEDVSLCFLPLSHVFERAWTFYVLYKGATNCYLQDTMQVRDALSDVKPTVMCAVPRFYEKIFSAIHEKVSKAPLIRKVLFTWAVNMGAKLAACHQQGRTPSLMLKKSHALADKLVLSKLRALLGGNINFMPCGGAKLDETIGRFFHAIGINVKLGYGMTETTATVSCWDDRCFDPDSIGMSMPGAEVKIGEQNEILVRGPMVMRGYYKMPEETAKTFDEHGFLKTGDAGHFDENGNLFITDRIKELMKTSGGKYIAPQVVEGAIGKDHFIEQIAVIADTRKFVSALIVPCYDSLEEYAKELNIKYHDRVELIKHHQIVEMLEKRVNDLQQELAKFEQVKKFKLLPKAFSMDDGELTPTQKLRRKVINDKYQDEIEEMYTEKPKDK; this is translated from the coding sequence ATGGCCAATTTAGATTTTCATATCGTAAAACGACTTCGCGAGCAGATTGCTCAGGGCGGCAACCGCACGGCTTTAAAGCATAAAGTTAATGATGTTTGGCAAGGCATTAGCTGGCAGCAATTTGGTGAACAGATCGATAAGCTGTCACTCGCACTATTGGCTCAAGGACTGAGAATCCAAGATAAGATCGGTATCTACTCAAACAACATGCCTCAATGGACTGTGGCAGACTTTGCAGCGCTACAAGCTCGCCTTGTAACCGTGCCGATTTACCCAACGAACACTGCGGCGCAGTCTTCCTACATTATTCAAAACGCAGACGTTAAAGTGCTTTTTGTTGGCGAGCAGCCACAGTTTGATGCAGCAATCAGCCTATTTGACGAGTGTGAACAGCTAGAAATCATCGTTGCAATGTCAGATGACATTGATACTCAAGCTTATGACTTTGCTATCTCTTGGCAAGAGTTCATCGAGCGCGGTCAACAGGCTCAGCAAGCTGAGCTAGACGCGCGCCTTGCCGATGCGAATATGGATGATCTGCTGACTCTTATCTATACCTCTGGTACGACTGGCCAACCGAAAGGTGTAATGCTGGACTACGCTAACATTGGCTCTCAGTTAGAAGGTCACGATGAGCGCTTAAGCCTAAGCAAAGAAGATGTTTCGCTCTGTTTCCTACCGCTATCTCACGTATTTGAGCGTGCCTGGACTTTCTACGTCCTTTATAAAGGCGCTACTAACTGTTACCTGCAAGACACAATGCAGGTGCGTGATGCACTGAGTGATGTAAAGCCAACCGTAATGTGTGCGGTTCCACGCTTTTACGAGAAGATCTTCTCAGCGATCCATGAAAAAGTATCGAAAGCGCCACTGATTCGTAAGGTGCTCTTTACCTGGGCAGTGAACATGGGCGCGAAACTCGCGGCATGTCATCAACAAGGTCGCACACCGTCTCTAATGTTGAAAAAAAGCCATGCATTAGCAGATAAGCTTGTGCTGTCTAAATTACGTGCTCTGTTGGGTGGTAACATCAATTTCATGCCTTGTGGTGGTGCGAAGCTTGACGAAACTATTGGTCGTTTCTTCCATGCAATTGGCATCAACGTGAAGCTTGGCTACGGCATGACAGAAACCACAGCAACGGTTTCATGTTGGGATGATCGCTGCTTTGACCCGGATTCAATCGGTATGTCTATGCCGGGGGCTGAGGTGAAAATTGGCGAGCAGAACGAAATTTTAGTTCGTGGCCCAATGGTGATGCGCGGTTACTACAAAATGCCAGAAGAGACAGCTAAGACCTTTGACGAACACGGCTTCCTAAAGACTGGTGATGCGGGTCACTTCGATGAGAACGGTAACTTGTTCATCACTGATCGTATTAAAGAGTTGATGAAGACCTCTGGCGGTAAATACATTGCGCCACAAGTGGTTGAGGGTGCGATTGGTAAAGACCACTTTATCGAACAAATTGCTGTGATTGCTGATACACGTAAATTTGTTTCTGCGTTGATTGTTCCTTGTTATGACTCTCTGGAAGAGTATGCAAAAGAACTGAACATCAAGTACCACGACCGTGTTGAGTTGATTAAGCATCATCAGATTGTTGAGATGCTAGAAAAGCGCGTTAATGATCTACAGCAAGAGTTGGCTAAGTTTGAGCAAGTGAAGAAATTCAAACTGTTACCAAAGGCTTTCTCTATGGACGATGGTGAACTAACACCAACTCAGAAATTGCGTCGTAAAGTGATTAACGATAAGTATCAAGACGAAATCGAAGAAATGTACACTGAAAAGCCGAAAGATAAGTAA
- a CDS encoding acetolactate synthase 3 large subunit, with amino-acid sequence MTTKPECAQLSGAEMVVQSLIEEGVEQIFGYPGGSVLDIYDALHAKTDKIKHVLVRHEQAATHMADGYTRSTGKPGVVLVCSGPGATNTVTGIATAYMDSIPMIVISGNVPNNLIGNDAFQECDIVGVSRPIVKHSFLVKKAEDIPEIVKKAFYISTTGRPGPVVIDLPKDVLNPQIKLPYEYPETIKMRSYNPTVTGHKGQIKKALKALLEAKKPVLYVGGGAVISEADKQLLKLAEALNLPVVSTLMGLGAFPGTHKNSLGMLGMHGLYEANMAMHNADLIFGVGVRFDDRTTNNLEKYCPNAKIMHIDIDPSSISKNVKVDLPIVGSAERVLESMVNLLIEQGGTNDAEALDAWWAEIKVWQDRKCLAYEKSPERIKPQQVIETLHKVTNGDAYVASDVGQHQMFAALYYPFNKPRRWINSGGLGTMGFGLPAGMGVKFAKPDEEVVVVTGDGSIQMNIQELSTALQYNIPVKIINLNNRFLGMVKQWQDIVYQGRHSNSYMDSVPDFAAIAEAYGHVGMRISSPDELESGLEKALAMKDRLVFVDISVDDTEHVYPMQIKGEGMDNMWLSKTERT; translated from the coding sequence ATGACAACTAAGCCAGAGTGCGCCCAATTATCCGGCGCGGAAATGGTAGTTCAGTCCCTAATTGAAGAAGGGGTTGAACAGATCTTTGGTTATCCAGGCGGTTCCGTTTTGGATATCTACGATGCCCTGCACGCAAAAACAGACAAGATTAAACACGTATTAGTGCGCCACGAGCAAGCTGCAACGCATATGGCTGACGGCTACACGCGTTCAACTGGCAAGCCAGGTGTTGTACTAGTATGTTCGGGCCCGGGCGCGACCAATACCGTAACGGGTATTGCGACAGCGTACATGGATTCTATTCCAATGATCGTTATTTCAGGCAACGTGCCAAATAACTTAATTGGTAATGACGCCTTCCAAGAGTGTGATATCGTCGGTGTATCTCGTCCAATCGTAAAACATAGCTTCTTAGTGAAGAAAGCTGAAGATATTCCAGAGATCGTAAAAAAGGCCTTCTATATCTCGACCACTGGTCGACCTGGCCCAGTTGTGATTGACCTTCCTAAAGATGTACTTAATCCACAAATTAAGCTGCCGTACGAATATCCAGAAACGATCAAAATGCGTTCGTACAACCCGACCGTAACTGGTCATAAAGGGCAGATTAAGAAAGCATTGAAAGCGCTTCTTGAAGCGAAGAAACCCGTTCTTTATGTCGGTGGTGGTGCCGTTATCTCTGAAGCGGATAAGCAGTTACTTAAACTTGCTGAGGCACTAAACCTGCCTGTTGTTAGTACGCTAATGGGATTAGGTGCCTTCCCGGGTACACATAAAAACTCGTTAGGCATGCTTGGTATGCATGGCCTTTACGAAGCCAATATGGCTATGCATAACGCAGATCTTATCTTTGGTGTTGGTGTTCGTTTTGATGACCGTACAACCAATAATCTTGAGAAGTACTGTCCAAACGCGAAGATCATGCACATCGATATCGATCCATCGTCGATCTCTAAAAACGTGAAAGTGGATCTGCCTATCGTAGGCTCTGCTGAGCGCGTACTTGAAAGCATGGTGAATCTGCTGATTGAGCAAGGTGGAACTAACGATGCAGAAGCGTTGGATGCATGGTGGGCTGAAATCAAAGTATGGCAAGATCGTAAATGTCTCGCCTATGAAAAATCGCCTGAGCGCATTAAACCTCAACAGGTTATCGAAACCCTACATAAAGTGACCAATGGTGATGCGTATGTCGCTTCTGACGTAGGTCAGCACCAGATGTTCGCCGCGCTTTACTATCCATTTAATAAGCCGCGTCGTTGGATCAACTCAGGTGGTCTTGGCACTATGGGCTTTGGTCTACCTGCAGGCATGGGCGTTAAGTTTGCTAAGCCGGACGAAGAAGTTGTCGTCGTAACGGGTGATGGCAGTATTCAGATGAATATTCAAGAGCTATCAACAGCATTGCAATACAATATTCCGGTGAAAATCATTAACTTGAATAACCGTTTCTTAGGCATGGTGAAACAGTGGCAAGACATTGTTTATCAAGGCCGTCACTCAAACTCATACATGGACTCTGTGCCAGACTTTGCGGCCATTGCGGAAGCGTATGGTCACGTAGGTATGCGTATCTCTTCTCCTGACGAACTTGAATCAGGTTTAGAGAAAGCACTGGCAATGAAAGATCGCTTAGTATTTGTCGACATCAGTGTTGATGATACAGAGCACGTATACCCAATGCAGATCAAAGGCGAGGGTATGGATAACATGTGGCTAAGCAAAACGGAGAGAACATAG
- the ilvN gene encoding acetolactate synthase small subunit, whose protein sequence is MRHIISLLMENQPGALSRVVGLFSQRGYNIESLNVSPTDDPTLSRLNVTTNSDEMQLEQIQKQLHKLIDVLKVQEVSELDHIERELLMVKVRASGFARAEVKRTADIFRGQIVDVTASQYTVQMAGTSEKLDAFIQALSEVTEVLEVARSGVVGIARGERSLKA, encoded by the coding sequence ATGAGACACATTATTTCGCTGTTAATGGAAAACCAACCGGGTGCACTATCTCGAGTGGTTGGCTTGTTTTCTCAACGTGGTTACAACATTGAATCGCTCAACGTATCACCGACGGACGACCCAACGCTTTCACGTTTGAATGTAACCACTAACTCTGATGAGATGCAGCTAGAGCAGATCCAGAAGCAACTGCATAAGCTGATTGACGTACTTAAAGTACAAGAAGTTTCGGAGCTGGATCATATTGAGCGCGAACTATTGATGGTTAAGGTGCGTGCGAGTGGTTTTGCTCGTGCAGAAGTGAAGCGTACCGCAGATATTTTCCGTGGTCAGATCGTCGATGTGACAGCTTCTCAATATACCGTTCAGATGGCGGGTACCAGTGAGAAGTTGGATGCGTTTATTCAAGCGTTGTCAGAAGTGACGGAAGTGCTTGAAGTTGCACGCAGTGGCGTGGTTGGAATTGCTCGAGGAGAGCGCTCTCTCAAAGCCTAA
- a CDS encoding sensor domain-containing diguanylate cyclase, whose product MRNKKTIATLLVICVTFCAAVGLYYQQRYQDVKKQSYQSTAKQALHQLVYAERDYNVLKDQLVSMMQLLSHSQSLVDFATSPSLENKNLLEEVWQSVLVNQRWYTQIHLLDIDGHEKVRVNYSSRTGVVTLPTDLQDKSDYGYFHYAQTLDAEEIGGWGIELETEYGELSYPYTPVLRVITPVQTPERRVGYLVINLDVWGLASRLNFSPDFDFRAEVVNQYGYYIASQDKNKLFGDSIPERKGFNLSQIAPKTWQAISSERMGYVFEDDNLFAFNTVNLAQKQQMHLVIQLNSAQLLERAERDLNDLAHEQLIVFFTVMVFAFPLAYLVTHYRRRNLESKLARAALNGMSAVMISDRQHRTIMTNNEFENMTGYSQSQVDGKNALQLLLENSEQFHTADTIWTHLEKNDLWEGEVSCKSKLRIPFTAIMRVQAVKSNSGKVSYYITSLVDITVRKELEVRLRILSERDSLSKLWNRRKFEEQLAHYSRMVELYPNETQVCLALIDIDNFKRINDELGHDEGDRVIAGVAAILQESLRTTDFVARVGGEEFAILMPHTSTSEAGRVLDRVRIEIQLSGGTKVTVSIGYTDLTANSTHSYKCADIGLYESKSSGRNTITICSSQADVA is encoded by the coding sequence ATGAGAAATAAAAAAACAATCGCTACGCTTCTCGTTATTTGCGTCACCTTTTGTGCGGCTGTTGGGTTGTACTATCAGCAGCGCTATCAAGATGTCAAAAAGCAAAGCTATCAAAGCACCGCTAAGCAAGCTCTTCATCAGCTGGTGTATGCTGAACGTGATTACAATGTATTGAAAGACCAACTGGTCTCTATGATGCAGCTGCTCAGCCACAGTCAAAGCTTGGTTGATTTTGCGACGTCTCCCTCCCTTGAAAACAAGAACCTGCTGGAAGAGGTTTGGCAGTCGGTATTAGTCAATCAAAGATGGTATACCCAGATTCACCTACTGGATATCGACGGCCATGAGAAGGTAAGAGTCAACTACTCATCGAGAACCGGCGTTGTTACTCTCCCAACCGACCTACAAGACAAGTCGGATTACGGCTATTTCCATTACGCACAAACTCTGGATGCTGAGGAGATTGGCGGGTGGGGAATTGAACTTGAAACGGAATATGGTGAGCTCTCTTATCCATACACACCTGTATTACGAGTGATCACTCCAGTACAAACACCTGAGCGCCGAGTTGGGTATTTGGTGATAAACCTCGATGTTTGGGGGCTGGCGTCGCGCTTAAACTTCTCTCCTGATTTTGATTTTCGTGCGGAAGTCGTTAACCAGTACGGTTATTACATCGCAAGCCAAGACAAAAATAAGTTATTTGGTGACTCGATTCCTGAGCGCAAGGGCTTCAACCTGTCACAAATCGCCCCTAAAACATGGCAAGCGATCTCCTCTGAGCGGATGGGCTATGTGTTTGAGGATGACAACCTGTTTGCTTTCAACACCGTCAACCTTGCTCAGAAACAGCAAATGCACTTAGTGATTCAGTTGAACTCAGCGCAGTTATTGGAAAGAGCTGAACGAGACCTTAACGACTTAGCGCACGAGCAATTGATCGTATTCTTTACCGTGATGGTGTTTGCTTTCCCTTTGGCCTATTTGGTAACCCATTACCGAAGACGTAACCTGGAGAGTAAATTGGCACGTGCTGCATTGAATGGTATGTCAGCGGTGATGATCTCTGATAGGCAGCATCGCACTATCATGACTAATAATGAATTTGAAAACATGACCGGCTATAGCCAATCGCAAGTCGATGGTAAAAATGCGCTTCAACTGCTGCTGGAAAATAGCGAACAATTTCATACTGCCGATACCATATGGACGCACCTTGAAAAGAATGATTTATGGGAAGGTGAGGTGAGCTGTAAGAGCAAGCTTCGTATCCCTTTCACTGCAATCATGCGAGTACAAGCGGTGAAGAGTAATTCGGGTAAGGTAAGCTACTATATTACGTCGCTGGTGGACATTACGGTACGTAAAGAGCTGGAAGTCAGGCTTCGTATTCTTAGCGAAAGAGATTCACTGAGCAAGTTGTGGAATCGTCGTAAGTTTGAGGAACAATTAGCGCACTACTCTCGAATGGTAGAGCTTTACCCTAATGAAACTCAAGTGTGTTTGGCACTGATCGACATCGACAATTTTAAACGTATTAACGATGAACTTGGTCATGATGAAGGAGATCGTGTGATTGCGGGCGTTGCCGCGATCCTTCAAGAAAGTTTGAGAACGACAGACTTTGTCGCACGTGTTGGTGGCGAAGAATTTGCTATCTTAATGCCGCACACGTCAACATCAGAAGCTGGTCGAGTACTGGATCGTGTTCGAATAGAAATACAACTTTCTGGTGGGACGAAAGTCACCGTCAGTATCGGCTATACCGACCTCACAGCCAATAGTACACACTCTTACAAGTGTGCGGATATTGGTCTTTATGAGTCGAAGTCCTCAGGCCGAAACACCATCACTATTTGCTCAAGTCAGGCGGATGTTGCTTAG
- a CDS encoding GntR family transcriptional regulator, translated as MIRQDILNGELRPGQKLVVADLKQKYNVGASPIREALVQLSWSKYVKLEPQKGCWVAPVSKKELNDLYESLRVVSSVLLKKAIATGDESWELEVLTSYHKLSRVNNVAEEFNGAEWEERHQQFHVALLEGADSKNMFEFFSDLINQVKRYRFLALADNQESEELFNIDEHEMIMKLVLAKNAEQATELLDQHLMGSMKRIEKVIEAA; from the coding sequence ATGATTCGCCAAGATATTCTTAATGGTGAATTGCGCCCAGGCCAGAAACTGGTTGTGGCTGATCTAAAGCAGAAATACAACGTCGGCGCATCACCGATTCGCGAAGCTCTCGTTCAGCTATCCTGGAGCAAGTATGTAAAGCTTGAGCCTCAAAAAGGGTGCTGGGTTGCTCCTGTCTCTAAGAAAGAACTTAACGACCTATACGAAAGCCTACGTGTTGTTTCTTCGGTGCTGCTGAAAAAAGCAATCGCTACCGGAGACGAAAGTTGGGAACTAGAGGTTCTGACTTCATACCACAAGCTTTCTCGTGTAAACAACGTAGCAGAAGAGTTTAATGGGGCGGAATGGGAAGAGCGTCATCAGCAATTCCACGTAGCACTTTTAGAGGGTGCGGATTCAAAGAACATGTTTGAATTCTTCAGTGACTTAATCAATCAAGTGAAGCGTTACCGTTTCCTAGCATTAGCCGATAACCAAGAGTCAGAAGAGCTGTTCAATATCGATGAGCATGAGATGATCATGAAGCTGGTACTTGCGAAGAACGCTGAGCAAGCAACAGAGCTACTCGATCAACATCTAATGGGCTCAATGAAGCGTATTGAAAAAGTGATTGAAGCGGCGTAA
- the pykF gene encoding pyruvate kinase PykF, translated as MKKTKIVCTIGPKTESVEKLTELVNAGMNVMRLNFSHGDYEEHGTRIANFREVMDKVGKQLAILLDTKGPEIRTIKLEGGNDVDLVAGQEFTFTTDTSVVGNKETVAVTYAGFAADLNVGNTILVDDGLIEMEVISTTETEVKCKVLNNGALGENKGVNLPGVSVQLPALSEKDKNDLKFGCEQGVDFVAASFIRKASDVKEIREILDANGGSDIHIISKIENQEGVDNFDEILELSDGIMVARGDLGVEIPAEEVIFAQKMMIEKCNRARKMVITATQMLDSMINNPRPTRAEAGDVANAIMDGTDAVMLSGETAKGKYPVEAVTIMAQIANRTDGALKAELGSRLDSPRLRITEAVCKGAVDTAEKLAAPLIIVATEGGKSARSVRKYFPTANIIALTTNQKTAAQLVLTKGVRPVLVDSIDSTDAFYKMGKEYALNAEFGSKGDIVVMVSGALVASGTTNTASVHVL; from the coding sequence ATGAAAAAGACCAAAATCGTATGTACGATTGGCCCTAAAACTGAATCTGTAGAGAAGCTAACTGAACTAGTAAACGCAGGCATGAACGTTATGCGTCTTAACTTCTCTCACGGTGACTACGAAGAGCACGGCACTCGTATTGCGAACTTCCGCGAAGTAATGGACAAAGTAGGTAAGCAACTGGCTATCCTTCTTGATACTAAAGGCCCAGAAATCCGTACTATCAAGCTAGAAGGCGGCAACGACGTAGATCTAGTAGCTGGTCAAGAATTCACTTTCACAACTGACACTTCAGTTGTAGGTAACAAAGAGACTGTAGCGGTAACTTACGCTGGTTTCGCAGCTGACCTAAACGTTGGTAACACTATCCTTGTAGATGACGGCCTAATCGAAATGGAAGTTATCTCTACTACTGAAACTGAAGTTAAGTGTAAAGTTCTTAACAACGGTGCACTAGGCGAAAACAAAGGTGTTAACCTTCCTGGTGTTTCTGTTCAACTTCCAGCTCTATCTGAAAAAGATAAGAACGACCTTAAATTTGGTTGTGAGCAAGGCGTTGACTTCGTTGCAGCTTCTTTCATCCGTAAAGCTTCTGACGTTAAAGAGATCCGTGAGATCCTAGACGCGAACGGCGGCAGCGACATCCACATCATCTCTAAGATTGAGAACCAAGAAGGTGTTGATAACTTCGACGAAATTCTTGAGCTTTCTGACGGCATCATGGTTGCTCGTGGTGACCTAGGTGTTGAAATCCCAGCTGAAGAAGTAATCTTCGCTCAGAAGATGATGATCGAGAAGTGTAACCGTGCACGTAAGATGGTTATCACAGCAACTCAAATGCTTGATTCTATGATCAACAACCCACGTCCAACTCGTGCAGAAGCGGGTGACGTTGCGAACGCAATCATGGACGGTACTGATGCTGTAATGCTTTCTGGTGAAACTGCTAAAGGTAAATACCCAGTTGAAGCTGTAACTATCATGGCTCAAATCGCTAACCGTACTGACGGCGCACTAAAAGCTGAGCTAGGTTCTCGTCTAGACAGCCCACGCCTACGTATCACTGAAGCGGTATGTAAAGGTGCAGTAGACACAGCTGAGAAACTAGCTGCTCCACTGATCATTGTTGCTACTGAAGGTGGTAAGTCTGCACGTTCTGTACGTAAGTACTTCCCAACTGCAAACATCATTGCACTAACAACGAACCAAAAAACAGCTGCTCAGCTTGTTCTTACTAAGGGTGTTCGTCCAGTTCTTGTTGATTCTATCGACAGCACTGACGCATTCTACAAAATGGGTAAAGAGTACGCTCTTAACGCTGAGTTCGGTAGCAAAGGCGACATCGTAGTAATGGTTTCTGGTGCTCTAGTAGCTTCAGGTACTACGAACACTGCTTCTGTACACGTTCTATAA
- a CDS encoding DeoR/GlpR family DNA-binding transcription regulator encodes MSKRNAQLRRHAISNLVNEKGEVSVDELSAKFETSEVTIRKDLASLEKNGQLLRRYGGAVSLPKEVVNDEIGKKVSTRKLSLAKAAADLIRDHNRIVIDSGSTTGALIEQLNSKRGLVVMTNSLHVANALNELESEPTLLMTGGTWDTHSDSFQGQVAESVLRAYDFDQLFIGADGIDLERGTTTFNELVGLSKVMAEVSREVVVMVESEKVGRKIPNLELSWEHIDVLITDTELAEEAKQSIESQGVRVILTEPV; translated from the coding sequence ATGTCGAAACGAAACGCTCAGCTCAGAAGACACGCAATTTCTAATCTAGTTAACGAGAAAGGCGAGGTTAGTGTTGATGAATTGTCCGCTAAGTTCGAAACCTCGGAAGTCACAATTAGAAAGGATTTGGCGTCTTTAGAGAAAAATGGTCAGCTTTTACGCCGATATGGCGGTGCTGTTTCATTGCCGAAAGAAGTTGTGAACGATGAGATAGGAAAAAAAGTTTCGACTCGAAAGCTTTCGTTGGCAAAAGCTGCAGCCGACCTGATTCGTGACCATAACCGCATTGTGATCGACAGCGGTAGCACAACAGGTGCTCTGATTGAACAGCTAAATAGTAAGCGTGGTTTGGTTGTAATGACCAACTCGTTGCACGTTGCTAACGCCCTAAATGAACTAGAAAGCGAACCTACTCTGCTAATGACGGGCGGAACCTGGGATACACATTCAGATTCGTTCCAAGGTCAGGTCGCAGAATCAGTTTTGCGCGCTTATGACTTTGACCAATTGTTTATCGGTGCTGATGGCATCGACCTTGAAAGAGGTACTACAACATTTAATGAGCTAGTCGGACTAAGTAAGGTCATGGCAGAAGTATCACGTGAAGTTGTAGTGATGGTTGAATCAGAGAAAGTAGGTCGAAAAATCCCGAATCTTGAACTGTCTTGGGAGCACATTGATGTCTTGATTACTGATACCGAACTGGCCGAAGAAGCCAAACAGAGTATTGAGTCTCAAGGGGTACGTGTGATTCTCACCGAGCCAGTATAG
- the glmS gene encoding glutamine--fructose-6-phosphate transaminase (isomerizing), with translation MCGIVGAVAQRDVAEILVEGLRRLEYRGYDSAGVAVVDSESNLTRVRRLGKVQELADAVEAQQVIGGTGIAHTRWATHGEPSEANAHPHMSGDIAVVHNGIIENHEELRTLLQGRGYEFTSQTDTEVIAHLVEWELRTSETLVEALQKTAKQLDGAYGTVAVDRKDPSRIVVARSGSPIVIGFGVGENFLASDQLALLSVTRRFMYLEEGDVAEVTRRDVNVFDASGEPVEREIVESNAEHDAGDKGQYRHFMQKEIFEQPTALINTMEGRISDTSVITNAIGVKAEEILSKVEHVQIIACGTSYNSGMAARYWFESLAGVSCDVEIASEFRYRDFVVRPNSLLVTLSQSGETADTLAALRLAKEKGYMSAMTICNVAGSSLVRESDFAFMTRAGTEIGVASTKAFTTQLAAMLMMVTSIGRLQGRIDEAKETEIVQALHQLPTDIEKALAFDKEIEALATDFADKHHTLFLGRGEYYPIAMEASLKLKEISYIHAEAYAAGELKHGPLALIDADMPVVVIAPSNDLLEKLKSNVEEVRARGGLLYVFADEDAGFESDENMKIIKMPHVSEVTAPIYYTVPMQLLSYHVALIKGTDVDQPRNLAKAVTVE, from the coding sequence ATGTGTGGAATTGTTGGTGCTGTAGCACAACGTGACGTAGCTGAAATCTTAGTAGAGGGTCTACGCCGTCTTGAGTACCGTGGTTACGACTCTGCGGGTGTCGCGGTTGTGGATAGCGAATCCAACCTAACTCGCGTACGTCGCCTAGGTAAGGTACAAGAGCTGGCTGACGCAGTTGAAGCGCAACAAGTTATTGGCGGTACAGGTATCGCTCATACACGTTGGGCAACACACGGTGAGCCTTCTGAAGCGAACGCACACCCACACATGTCTGGTGACATTGCAGTTGTTCACAACGGCATCATCGAAAACCACGAAGAGCTGCGTACACTTCTTCAAGGTCGTGGCTATGAGTTCACGTCTCAAACGGATACTGAAGTTATTGCTCACCTAGTTGAGTGGGAACTGCGTACTTCTGAGACTCTAGTTGAAGCATTGCAAAAAACTGCGAAACAACTAGACGGTGCATACGGCACAGTAGCTGTTGATCGTAAAGATCCTTCACGCATCGTTGTTGCTCGTTCTGGTAGCCCAATCGTAATCGGTTTTGGTGTTGGTGAGAACTTCCTAGCATCTGACCAGCTAGCACTACTTAGCGTGACGCGTCGCTTCATGTATCTAGAAGAGGGTGATGTTGCGGAAGTAACTCGTCGTGACGTTAACGTATTTGATGCAAGCGGTGAGCCTGTAGAGCGTGAAATCGTTGAATCTAACGCAGAGCACGATGCTGGTGACAAAGGTCAATACCGTCACTTCATGCAAAAAGAGATCTTCGAGCAACCAACAGCTCTGATCAACACAATGGAAGGTCGTATTTCAGATACTTCTGTTATTACTAACGCGATCGGCGTGAAAGCTGAAGAGATCTTAAGCAAAGTTGAACACGTTCAAATCATCGCATGTGGCACGTCTTACAACTCAGGTATGGCGGCACGTTACTGGTTTGAATCGCTAGCGGGCGTTAGCTGTGACGTAGAGATCGCTTCTGAGTTCCGTTACCGTGACTTCGTAGTTCGTCCAAACAGCCTACTTGTGACGCTTTCTCAATCTGGTGAGACAGCAGATACGCTAGCAGCACTTCGTCTTGCGAAAGAGAAAGGCTACATGTCAGCGATGACTATCTGTAACGTAGCGGGCTCTTCACTGGTTCGTGAATCTGATTTTGCATTTATGACTCGCGCTGGTACAGAGATCGGTGTTGCTTCAACAAAGGCGTTTACCACTCAACTTGCAGCAATGCTGATGATGGTAACCTCGATTGGTCGCCTACAAGGTCGTATCGATGAAGCGAAAGAGACGGAAATCGTTCAAGCGCTACACCAACTGCCAACAGACATCGAAAAAGCTCTGGCATTTGACAAAGAGATCGAAGCACTAGCAACAGACTTCGCAGACAAGCACCACACACTGTTCCTAGGTCGTGGCGAGTACTACCCAATCGCGATGGAAGCGTCTCTAAAACTAAAAGAGATCTCTTACATCCACGCAGAAGCATACGCTGCGGGTGAGCTTAAGCACGGTCCATTGGCTCTGATTGATGCAGATATGCCAGTAGTGGTTATTGCACCAAGTAACGATCTGCTAGAGAAGCTGAAATCAAACGTTGAAGAAGTTCGTGCGCGTGGTGGTCTACTTTACGTATTCGCAGACGAAGATGCTGGCTTTGAAAGCGATGAGAACATGAAGATCATTAAGATGCCTCACGTAAGTGAAGTAACAGCACCTATCTACTACACAGTTCCAATGCAGCTGCTGTCTTACCACGTAGCGCTAATCAAAGGTACTGACGTTGACCAACCTCGTAACCTAGCGAAAGCGGTAACGGTAGAGTAA